The DNA segment TCTTCTAATATAATTTTAAAAATATCTTTGAAAAGTATTTTTATAGGATGATTGCTTGAATTTAATTTTTTTAAGACAAAAGGATTGGCATCTAGTCCTTTTGCTTCAAGTCCTCTATGCACTATACCCATTCTTTGAGCCAAACTATCTTTTGTTAAAAATAGAGCTTGTTCAAGATTATCATGAGCACTAAAATCACCATATTTAAATCCTAATTCATTTAAAATTTTTTCAAGTAATAAAAAATGTTTTATTTCTTCATCTGCTACCTCAAGCCAATCTTTATAAAAATTATAGGGTAAATTCTTAAAACGATAACTCGCATCTAAAGCTAAATTTATAGCACTATATTCTATATGAGCTATTGAATGGATAATTTTAGCTAATGCTAAAGTACTATTTGCTTGTTTAGGTCTTCGTATTTTTGTAGGATGAAGTATTTTTACTTGAATATTCTCTTGGATAATAGCTTTATGATTATGATTAAAATCACATAGATTAAGTTTAAAATTCTCATAAAAATTTTTAAAAATATCAATTTTGGTATTGATATTTTTTTCATATAAAATTTTTTCTAAATTTGTAAAGAAATTTATCCGCATTTTTTCTCTCATTAAATATTGTATAAGAATAAAAAGTATAATATAAAAATTTTTAATTTTTACAAAAAAAGGTAATGAAAATATGATCGATGTCGTCCATGCTCTTTTTTTTAGAGAGCTAAAGACTAGATTTGGGATTAATAAACATTTGGGCTATTTTTGGGTGATTGGTGAACCTATGCTAATTGTTTTTGTGATAGTTTCTGTTGTTAGTGCTATAAGAGAATTTCATCATCAAGTTATGCCACCAGGTATTTCTATTTTTATGTTTTTAGCGGTAGGAATCATACCTTTTTTTATGTTTAGAAGTATTATAAATCAAATCATTAATGGTATAAGTTCAAATTTACCTTTATTTGCTTATAAACCGGTACGACCTATACATGTTTTTATAGCAAGAGCATTATTAGAATTTTGTATTTATATGACGATTTTTATGTTTGTTATGTTTATTGCTGGATGGTTTATTCATTATGATGTGTTGCCAAGACATTTCTTAGAAGTATTATTTTCTTTTGTATTATTGTTAGTATTTGCATTTTCTTTGGGGATATGTTTTGCGATAATTGGACATTTTGTGGAATCTTTGAAGCTGCTTCTTACTTATTTTAGTATAGTTTTTTATTGGACTTCCGGAGTTATTTTCCCTGCTTTTTTAACCCCTCGTTCTATACTAGATATTTTATATTATAATCCTTTGATGCATGTAATGGAGCTTTTAAAATATAATTTTTTTGATCATTATCCTTTGCAAGATGATTATAATTATACTTACCCTTTAGCTTGGGTTTGTGTTATTTTATTTATAGCTTTGTTTTTATATTATTATAATAGACAGGCTATTGTTGCAGTGAGAAAGACATGATTAAATTAGTAAATTTAACTAAATCATATCCTTTAACACATGGAAGACATTATGTATTTAAAGATTTATCTTTTGAATTTCCAGAAAATTGTAGTATAGGTTTGATGGGATGTAACGGGGCAGGTAAATCAACTTTAATGAAACTATTAAGTGGTTCTGAATTACCTGATCGTGGAAAAATTATAACAAATAAAAAGTTATCTTGGCCTTTGGGTTTAGGTGGAGCTTTTCAGCACAGATTATCAGCTAGAGATAATGTAAAATTTGTTGCACGAGTATATGGATATAAAGGAAAAGAATTAGACAAAAAGGTGGAATTTGTTGAGGAATTTGCTGAAATAGGAAAATTTTTTAATGAACCTATGAACACTTACTCAGCAGGTATGAGTGCTAGAATTTCTTTTGGATTAAGTATGGCATTTGACTTTGATTATTATTTAATTGATGAAGCTGGAGCAGTTGGAGATCCAAGTTTTCAAGAAAAAAGTCTTAAACTTTATAAAGAGCAATTAAGCAAATCAAAGGTTATTATGGTTTCACATAATGTGGCTGAAATTAAGCAATGGTGCGATAAAATCATATTTATGCAAAATGGTCAAGCAACTGTTTATGATGATATAGAAGAAGGAATAGCTGTGTATCAAGGGATGATTAATGCAAAATAAAATATTTGAGAAAATTAAAAATATAGAAATTCTACATTCATTTAAAATTGTTTTGATTATAATGTTTTTTGTAATATTTTATTATCTTTTTATGGCAGCAGATCGTTATGTAAGCGAAAGCATACTTAGTGTTAAATCAACTGCAGGGAATAATTCAGCAGTCAATGGTCTAGCTTCATTGCTTACAAATAATTCTTTTTCTAGTGAGGATACAAATTATTTAAAATTTTATATTCATTCTTTGGATATGTTAAAAATTTTAGAAGAAAAAATCAATATTCAAGAGCTTTACAAAAAACATAAATTTGACATTTTTTATAGTGTGTCAAATTCCATGAGTCAAGAAAGTTTTTTAAAATATTATCAAAAACGTGTAAAAATTGTAGAAGAAAATCTAGGTAGTGGAATATTTAAGATAGAAGTAGAAGGATTTGAGCCAGAAGATGCTCATTTGATAGCTACTACTATAGTTAAAGAAAGCGAAAGATTTATTAATGAAATTTCACATAAAACCGCAAGAGAGCAAATGGCTTTTGCTGAAGAAGAGTTATTTAAATTTAAACAAAGATTTCAAAAAGCAAAAGATGAACTTTTAGCTTTTCAAAACAAATATGGAGTGTTTGACCCACTTAAACAATCAGAAGGAATTTTAAAACTTGTAGCTGAACTTGAAGCTAAGATTGCTACAAAAGAAGCTGAGCTTTTGATGATGCAAAGTTATATCAATGATAATGCACCACAAATTGTCACTATAAAATCAGAAATCACAGCATTAAAAAAACAACTTCAAAAAGAGAAAGCTAAGATCACTTCATCAAAGTCATCACAAAAATTAAATGATTTAGCAGCTAAATTTCAAGATCTTACTATAGAAGTAGGTTTTGCAGAAAGTGCTTATACAGCAGCTTTAAAAGCTTATGAAACTGCAAGGATTGAAGCTCTAAGGAAAATTAAGCAAGTGGTAATTATACAAAGTCCTAGTGTACCACAAAGTGCAAAATATCCTGAAACTTTATATAATATTTTAACAGCCTTTATGATTTTATCTTTAATTTTTGGTATTGTTAAATTTATTAAAATGATTATTGAGGAGCATAGATATTAATGAAAAAGATTTTATTATTTTTGGTTTTACCACTATTTGTATTTGGTGCAGTAGATGTTTCTCAGATAGCTAAAATTCAAAATGATTCGTTGGATATAAAAGAAAAACAAGTAGTAAATTATGATAGTAATAATAGCGATTTAAATCAAACTCAATTTTCTGTAATCAAGGTTTTTGGTGCACATTTATTTAGTGGTAATTTCACAAAATTTACACAGCATGTTTATAACCCTGATTATAAATTAACCGTAGGTGATAGGATTAATGTAAAAATTTGGGGTGCTGTTGAATTTATTCAGACTTTAACTGTGGATTCTCAAGGAAATATTTTTATTCCTAAAGTTGGAGCGATTAATCTTTTGGGTGTAAAAAATAGTGCTTTGGTAAGTGTTATCACTAAAGCAATAAATAAAATTTATAAAAGTAATGTTTATGTATATGCAGATATGGATATTTATCAGAATGTTTCAGTTTTTGTAACAGGTAATGTAAATCAGCCAGGTCTTTACCAAGGTTTGAGTTCAGATTCTATTATTCAATATATAGATAAAGCAAAGGGAATTAATCTAGAATATGGAAGCTTTAGAGAAATTGAAATTTTAAGAGATAATCAAGTCATTAAAAAAATTGATTTATATGACTTTTTATTAAAAGGTGAATTAGGGCTTTTCCCATTTAGAATGGGTGATGTGATTTTAGTAGGTAGTGTGAAAGATTATGTTTTTGTTAATGGTGATGTACAAAAGCCTTTTAGATTTGAACTAAGTCAAGATATTAAAACTTTAGCTGATATAGCAAATATCGCAGGAGCTAAGCCTATAGTAACAAATGCGGTGGTTAAAAGTTATAGAGCTGATCATAGATTGCAAATAGATGCTTATGCGAAAAAAGATTTTTCAGAGGTA comes from the Campylobacter insulaenigrae NCTC 12927 genome and includes:
- a CDS encoding capsular polysaccharide export system, inner membrane protein, with amino-acid sequence MQNKIFEKIKNIEILHSFKIVLIIMFFVIFYYLFMAADRYVSESILSVKSTAGNNSAVNGLASLLTNNSFSSEDTNYLKFYIHSLDMLKILEEKINIQELYKKHKFDIFYSVSNSMSQESFLKYYQKRVKIVEENLGSGIFKIEVEGFEPEDAHLIATTIVKESERFINEISHKTAREQMAFAEEELFKFKQRFQKAKDELLAFQNKYGVFDPLKQSEGILKLVAELEAKIATKEAELLMMQSYINDNAPQIVTIKSEITALKKQLQKEKAKITSSKSSQKLNDLAAKFQDLTIEVGFAESAYTAALKAYETARIEALRKIKQVVIIQSPSVPQSAKYPETLYNILTAFMILSLIFGIVKFIKMIIEEHRY
- a CDS encoding capsular polysaccharide export system, ATP-binding protein; this encodes MIKLVNLTKSYPLTHGRHYVFKDLSFEFPENCSIGLMGCNGAGKSTLMKLLSGSELPDRGKIITNKKLSWPLGLGGAFQHRLSARDNVKFVARVYGYKGKELDKKVEFVEEFAEIGKFFNEPMNTYSAGMSARISFGLSMAFDFDYYLIDEAGAVGDPSFQEKSLKLYKEQLSKSKVIMVSHNVAEIKQWCDKIIFMQNGQATVYDDIEEGIAVYQGMINAK
- a CDS encoding ferritin-like domain-containing protein; protein product: MRINFFTNLEKILYEKNINTKIDIFKNFYENFKLNLCDFNHNHKAIIQENIQVKILHPTKIRRPKQANSTLALAKIIHSIAHIEYSAINLALDASYRFKNLPYNFYKDWLEVADEEIKHFLLLEKILNELGFKYGDFSAHDNLEQALFLTKDSLAQRMGIVHRGLEAKGLDANPFVLKKLNSSNHPIKILFKDIFKIILEDEIKHVNKGNIWWEFAKDEKDDYISLCRNFKEFNLIGKQYNKEARIKAGFKQYELDEMEKLYNKNGG
- a CDS encoding capsular polysaccharide export system, inner membrane protein: MIDVVHALFFRELKTRFGINKHLGYFWVIGEPMLIVFVIVSVVSAIREFHHQVMPPGISIFMFLAVGIIPFFMFRSIINQIINGISSNLPLFAYKPVRPIHVFIARALLEFCIYMTIFMFVMFIAGWFIHYDVLPRHFLEVLFSFVLLLVFAFSLGICFAIIGHFVESLKLLLTYFSIVFYWTSGVIFPAFLTPRSILDILYYNPLMHVMELLKYNFFDHYPLQDDYNYTYPLAWVCVILFIALFLYYYNRQAIVAVRKT
- a CDS encoding capsular polysaccharide export system, periplasmic protein, giving the protein MKKILLFLVLPLFVFGAVDVSQIAKIQNDSLDIKEKQVVNYDSNNSDLNQTQFSVIKVFGAHLFSGNFTKFTQHVYNPDYKLTVGDRINVKIWGAVEFIQTLTVDSQGNIFIPKVGAINLLGVKNSALVSVITKAINKIYKSNVYVYADMDIYQNVSVFVTGNVNQPGLYQGLSSDSIIQYIDKAKGINLEYGSFREIEILRDNQVIKKIDLYDFLLKGELGLFPFRMGDVILVGSVKDYVFVNGDVQKPFRFELSQDIKTLADIANIAGAKPIVTNAVVKSYRADHRLQIDAYAKKDFSEVILHAGDEIEFRPDYTAQNINIQIEGEHSGLHSIVVKKGTTLADVVDMISANPQSNMQALQIFRKSVAATQKQLINAQLKELETLALTSSSVNAEQASIRATQAKTILDFIERAKKVEPKGQIVIDSVKAYKAVVLEDGDIINIPSKNNIVLVQGEVSIPGAFVYINKEKLRYYINLAGGYSDRADVSRVLIINANGKATKYNGRSSADVKPGDSVLVLPKVDSQNLQVVSMLTQILYQIAIATNVVLNL